One window from the genome of Nitrospiraceae bacterium encodes:
- the gcvT gene encoding glycine cleavage system aminomethyltransferase GcvT — translation MNETPLVHAHRALNAKLVDFAGWLMPIQYTGVLEEYFAVRKAAGFFDVSHMGRIEVSGDQAEAFLQWVSTNDISRLQKGQAQYGMACQPSGGILDDVFVYKTGSASFLVCVNASNREKMLQWFLKQQSERFPRAIIRDQSAELAQIAIQGPASKAIMQNLMGVQIETLKPRNCLALEGMEFSGLLSRTGYTGELGYEWYVPAAQAASAWDRLLKAGAEFEAKPAGLGARDLLRLDVGYLLYGNDIDENTSPLEASAEWVVAWDKGEFQGHLALRKQQKDGLTRQLAAFEMVERGIPRHDMTISSKEQLVGKVTSGNFSPILQKGIGLGYVPPALCKEGMSLEIDIRGKRVQAKIVTLPFYKRPKS, via the coding sequence ATGAACGAAACCCCGCTCGTTCACGCCCATCGTGCGCTCAATGCCAAGCTGGTGGATTTCGCCGGCTGGCTCATGCCCATCCAATATACCGGTGTCCTTGAGGAGTATTTTGCGGTCAGGAAAGCGGCTGGTTTCTTCGACGTCAGTCACATGGGACGCATCGAGGTATCAGGAGACCAGGCTGAAGCCTTTCTTCAATGGGTCAGTACCAATGACATCAGTCGCCTCCAGAAAGGGCAGGCCCAATATGGTATGGCCTGCCAACCCTCCGGTGGCATTCTCGATGACGTATTTGTCTATAAAACCGGGTCCGCCTCGTTTTTGGTTTGCGTCAATGCCTCCAATCGGGAAAAGATGCTCCAGTGGTTCTTGAAGCAGCAGTCGGAAAGATTTCCGCGAGCGATCATTCGTGATCAATCAGCAGAGTTGGCCCAAATTGCCATTCAAGGGCCGGCATCAAAAGCCATCATGCAAAACCTCATGGGAGTACAAATTGAAACCCTGAAGCCCCGAAATTGTTTGGCGCTGGAGGGCATGGAATTTTCCGGTTTGCTGAGTCGAACGGGATATACCGGAGAGCTTGGATATGAATGGTATGTGCCTGCGGCGCAAGCGGCCTCCGCGTGGGATCGACTATTGAAGGCGGGAGCGGAATTCGAAGCCAAACCCGCAGGGCTAGGGGCGCGAGATCTTTTGCGGTTAGACGTGGGCTACTTGCTGTATGGCAACGATATAGATGAGAACACCTCCCCGCTGGAAGCAAGTGCCGAGTGGGTAGTGGCCTGGGATAAAGGCGAGTTTCAAGGACACCTCGCGTTACGCAAACAACAGAAGGATGGTCTCACTCGTCAGCTTGCTGCCTTTGAAATGGTGGAACGCGGTATTCCACGCCACGACATGACTATTTCCAGCAAGGAACAATTGGTGGGTAAGGTCACCAGTGGAAATTTTTCGCCAATTTTGCAAAAAGGGATTGGCTTAGGATATGTGCCCCCTGCGCTGTGCAAGGAAGGCATGTCGCTTGAAATCGACATTCGTGGAAAACGGGTACAAGCCAAGATCGTCACACTTCCGTTTTACAAGCGTCCAAAATCTTAA
- a CDS encoding FIST C-terminal domain-containing protein encodes MMQCHVALSQEAHPEAAAQAVAVSVYEALGQAECHLAFVFFSPHYSSDIQRMVDIIHENLRPQVLVGCMGQGVIGGDQEIEEHPGLVLWGLRTTNLRVVPFKLTPDTEGEEASLDGWPVALEDITHPYTFFLFADPFSTPIDELLFQLEEHAPGSSAIGGIASGGMDVGESRLVLNRDIIGSGVVGVAVQGGLEIRTVVSQGCQPIGERYVVTKVDRNIIQELGGIPPLERLETTLKALDEHEQQQVAHGLQVGIAMDEHRPEFGQGDFLIRGLLGADRESGSLAIADFVQEGQTIQFHVRDAHAASEDFHLLLSKERMTHPDSLPKGALLFSCNGRGRRFFETPHHDVSTLQQQMGTMPIAGFFAGGEIGPVSGKNFLHGYTASMALFYDEVSRPSKTGMASDTFHISKERGS; translated from the coding sequence GTGTCATCTCGCATTTGTCTTTTTTTCTCCCCATTATTCCTCGGATATTCAACGCATGGTCGACATTATCCACGAGAACCTTCGTCCTCAGGTACTGGTGGGGTGTATGGGACAAGGGGTAATTGGAGGCGATCAGGAAATTGAAGAACATCCTGGTCTGGTGCTCTGGGGCTTGAGAACCACTAATCTGCGAGTGGTGCCCTTCAAGTTAACGCCAGATACAGAGGGTGAGGAAGCGTCACTAGATGGCTGGCCGGTGGCATTGGAAGACATTACCCATCCTTACACGTTTTTCCTCTTTGCCGATCCGTTTTCTACCCCCATAGATGAATTATTGTTTCAGTTGGAGGAGCATGCTCCCGGCTCGTCCGCTATTGGAGGAATTGCCAGTGGAGGCATGGATGTTGGGGAAAGCCGCCTGGTCTTGAATCGCGACATTATCGGGTCCGGGGTTGTAGGTGTGGCCGTTCAGGGTGGATTGGAAATCCGGACGGTGGTGTCTCAAGGGTGCCAACCTATTGGTGAACGGTATGTTGTGACCAAGGTCGATCGAAATATCATTCAGGAGCTTGGGGGAATTCCGCCGTTGGAGCGGTTGGAAACCACCTTGAAAGCGTTGGATGAACACGAACAACAACAAGTGGCGCACGGACTGCAAGTGGGTATTGCCATGGACGAACATCGCCCCGAATTCGGCCAAGGGGACTTTTTGATCCGTGGCCTGTTAGGAGCCGATCGGGAATCTGGGAGTCTCGCCATCGCGGACTTTGTCCAGGAGGGCCAAACGATTCAGTTCCATGTGCGGGATGCTCATGCCGCGAGTGAAGACTTCCATTTACTTTTATCGAAGGAGCGAATGACCCATCCGGACAGCCTGCCTAAAGGCGCGTTGCTATTTAGTTGTAATGGGCGCGGGCGGCGATTTTTCGAAACTCCTCACCATGATGTGTCCACTCTGCAACAACAAATGGGAACCATGCCAATAGCGGGGTTCTTTGCAGGTGGAGAAATTGGCCCCGTGAGCGGGAAGAATTTTTTGCATGGTTATACGGCCAGTATGGCCCTGTTTTACGACGAAGTGTCTCGCCCATCAAAAACGGGCATGGCATCGGATACGTTTCACATTAGCAAAGAGAGAGGTTCATGA
- a CDS encoding FKBP-type peptidyl-prolyl cis-trans isomerase: MVTTPSGLQYVDLVIGSGREAHAGETAIVHYTGTLTDGKKFDSSKDRNSPFSFRLGAGRVIKGWDEGVEGMKIGGIRKLVIPPQLGYGSRGAGAAVPPNATLIFEVELLDLR, from the coding sequence ATGGTGACCACGCCTTCTGGATTACAATATGTCGATCTCGTCATTGGTTCCGGGCGTGAAGCCCATGCCGGAGAAACCGCCATTGTCCATTACACGGGGACACTCACCGACGGAAAAAAATTCGATAGTTCTAAAGATCGTAATTCACCATTTTCCTTTCGATTAGGGGCGGGCCGGGTGATTAAGGGTTGGGACGAGGGCGTCGAAGGGATGAAAATCGGCGGTATCCGCAAATTGGTAATTCCGCCGCAATTGGGATACGGTTCTCGAGGTGCCGGAGCAGCTGTTCCCCCCAATGCCACTCTCATCTTTGAAGTCGAACTGCTCGATCTGCGTTGA